The region CCAATATCTGCCTGCACCAGTGCTTAACAGCTCTGATGTTAACCTTTTTGTGTTTAAGCCTGTACCtgctcagaaaataaatatgaacATGCTTACATCAAAAGCCAAAAGCAAAAAGAGGAGCTGAAATGACATGACATGAATAAGGCATTaaagagtatatatatatatatatatatatatatatatatatatatatatatatatatatatatgctagtaaaaaaatatataaggcTTACTGTCTTAGAGTCCCGGAGGTAAACATCTCAGTGACAAAGTTGATGTGCCTGTTTGCAATATCAACCCAAGAAGTATAGAACTTCATGATGTTCTTGTGCTCCAATGTCTTGAGAAGATGAATTTCACAGTATAGCCTCTCAATGTCTTCAGGATTCTGCAAAAAGTCATAAAGCTTTACTTTGTTCCATGCTACTTCTATACCTTTATACTCATCAAATGCTTTGTAGCTGCAACAAATGAAGATGGCTTCAtgttaaaatcatgaaaaaaaagTAATCCCAAACCATTTGAAGATTTTGTTAGGAGAAATTTGGGGTGGACAAGCTTAAAACCAAGAAAGTAAGGTTATGATGCATACACTATCTTGGAAGCTCCTTTGCCAAGAACTTCATTGTACTGCATGAAATTCAAAACCCGGAATCAAAATAAAGGACTTTTTGAGAATTTAAAGAacttcaaaaaagaaaagaaaagctgaGGAGTAGAAGAGAGGGTATATATACTCGTCCATATCTTCCTGTAGGATCAACTTCCACAAACTCAGAGTCTGTCTCAACACTTGCAGCACCATTCATGCTTTGCTTCTTGTTATGTGTTCTTTTCCTTGTCTTTATTTTATTGCTCTCTACAACTACAAAGCTTTTACCTGCTCATATGGGTGGGAGAGAGACAAAGGACACGAGAATAGAGATAAAAGGAGGTAGTTGTGTCAATGCAAGTAGAAGAAATAAGAGGAACCTTTGATTACAGATTATATTTGGTTTTGTGTGGAGAGCAGAGAACTTAGGAAGGACCATCAAAAGGACAAAACAAGAGTGCCAGTACAACAAGGCAAAGATTTCACAGGGTAGGAGAGTGATGCCTCTAATGATCTATCTATAACCACGCTTACCAGACAATAACTGACAAAACAGACCCTCTTGCCTCCTTTTTTACATCTCATCACGAGTTGTAAAACTATTATCACTCTCTAAATGCAACAGCTTGCACTACAGCGACCAAGCAAAGTTGTAGGCTTTATTATTTAACAAACATTTTATGTGGTGCTCTACACATGAAGGGAATTTGGGTCCTGTGCATTTATGGCAAGGTTAGCTTTCAAATATTCAAATTTATGAAGCCTTTTTAGAATAAATTTCTCCTTTACactttctcaaaaaaaaaaaaacttcacacTCAATTATTTATGATAACCATAGCCTAGTTGCAACGTTAAGGTTGTTGTCATTTGATTTGACTTTACAAGTTTGAGTATTGAAATTAACCTCTTGTAAAAATAAATGCAAGTTAAAGTTGTTTACATTAGATTCACAAAATGAATTCAGCCATTTGTTGCACCTTTGTGCGTAACAAGAGTTTTATAGCACCAGTTTTCCTTTTTAACCCTAAGCAATGCTTAATTGAACTTCTAATCCCCTTGTTTAGGCTATGTGCAATTTTGCTCACATATAAGTGATATTTTTCTTACCATTCCCCTGATATAATTGAGTCACTTGCCTAAGAATTATTATTCGATTTTTAACATGTCCTTTATCTCTTCAAGTTTTTAACCAATTATCCTTTTTATTAGTTAACTAGATAACTAGGATTTTATCAATGATTAGAGATTTGGGAAGATTGCATAAggtgaagataaaaaaaaaagtacaaaaataattaagatcGTGTTAGATTTTAAAGTCACAACTAAATAAgattaacttttaaaatattatttgaaaaaaaaattaaaataataataatttataaacatACACAAATCATGAGACATGCATAAATTATGGCGGTTTCTAATTGCTACAATTTtttattccaattttttttagCGGTTTGGAAATACTAAAAAACTGCTACCAAATTTGTGTGTTTATTGGTGGAGAGTGAAAACCCTCCTAAActctttatttttataatttgcaTTTAGCGACCATTGAAACTGTCCCTAAACGCTTGCATTCACAATCACAGATATGTATAAGGACCTTTTTAGAATgacaattaaaagaaaaaagaagaagaagctaatTCTAAGTTTGGTTTGGGCTATCTTCTCAGAATTACTTGTATATGGGTTCTTTCCTTTTTTATCAGCTTTACACGGTGGAGCACACAGATATCCAACAAAAGTTGAAGTTAGGACCAAAAGAATAAGGAGGAAAGTGGAGATGATTGGGTAAGAGAAGGCAGGTGAATCGCTGGCAGCCTCCATGTTACCTGGCCTCAATCACAGAGGGGTCCACTCCTGGTGGATTCTAGCCTAAGCTTCAAGTTGTGGGttcatgtttagatttttaGTAGAGAATTGCTTTTCAACCTCTAGTTTTGCTTTTGGATATTTTGGTGTAATTTTGTAATCTCCATTATTTTCCAAGATTATATTTTCGAAGAGTAGAGTACATTTCTATTttcaaaaatgaatttttaataataGTTTATCAACAAACATAATATATTTCTTCCAAATTGTATTATTTTGAATACATTTTTTCCTTCATAATATCTCTTTCAGAAATTTTTCTTCTCTGGATGGGAAAATCTAATGAGTTCCAAACATATAATgtaatgaaaaatataaaaatcattaattaaagccattttttaataaaaattacaaGTCTTTCTTTTTGTCAAATTACCCCCATAAGTCTTTAAGAATGTGCTGGACGACGACACATCGTAGCTAATTTGATAAGCTTCCATAAGTTGCATTGCATATAGATAACAATCAAATCAAGTGACCTGAAATCTTAAAGTGCTTCCTCCTAACAAGGCCTATGCACATGGCTGGTGCTCCCAAACTGGTTTTAGTGCCTACCATCTTGTAGAGGCCGGTGGCAGATTAGGCAAAGAGGATGGAACCTTAAGACAGCAGCTCAGCCTCAAGATCAGAATCTTCCAACATTTGTGACAACGAAATTGTACCTTTTAGGTGTACTTTTGTTTGGAATGAAACTAACAAATAAAGAAATAGAATTGCAAAAAGCAAAGAAGTAAATAAAACATAGCAAAGACTTTATCAAACAAGTGCTTTATAATTTACTCATAGGTTATGGTTCTTGGTTTCTTGCATCCAATGAGCCCTGttcaatttttagtttttgCAATTATATACTATCAAATTGGAGTaatatttaaggctaaaattgtcTGCAACACAAATCCAAAGTTGTCTATATATCTAAGTACCTAATCTTATGCgactaaaacttttttttttcttctagtttTGTCCTTTCTTCTTAATCAGACGTTTGCGGTGATTCAAACATCATAAAATATTTAAGGTTAGAGCTAAACACCAAAGAAATGCGTGTGATTTGAGAAAGAAGTGTTACTATAATCAAAGTGTCTAATGCAGCAACTACACCTGTCTCTATTAGACATGGATCTTTGGACTTTGAACATGTTGCAGAGTGATCCAATGTGATCTCACCTGAACCTGATGCCACTATGTCCAAAACAAGGGACAAAACcaaaaagataaacataacagTTTATTTATACATCTGATTTGTTCAATTAGCAGAGCTTACATATTGCATTTATAAATTGAACTCATGGTTTTTCATTACAAAATCTCGTGTTTTCCTAGGTACATTTTTGTCATTGGGCTTATAGACAAAAGACAATACTGTTTGCCTGCTGGCATgtgccattttttttaattatttatttttctgagTATTTTTTCCAGAAGAACATGAAAGCTGCCTTCTCTGCTAAGGGCTACAGTATTGTTTCCACAATTTGGATGAATAATTTCACGCTATTTCTTCATCTTTTATGGCATTTAAAAGTTTAATTTATTACTAAGTAAAATAAAGGGGGTATACAATTTAGAGAATGTGAGGTATATCTTCACATTCATTTGAAATCCATTTTTTACAATCCTGTATTCTGATTTATCTCACACACACATCATAAAAAATCACATTCTAGTCAACTAAAATAGGGATAAGGGTCCAAATTTAAATATGTAAAATATGGGAACAAATTAGGGTATCTTTAAAAAATACagatataaaaataattgcTGTAATGCACTACACATTGTCATTCCTATCCTCCACAGTTTGAATGGACATCTTCCAAGAGATCATATGTCATTATGTCATCATCTACTCATTGAGCTAAGAAACTATGGCATAGTCAAATGTATAAGCCAATTCAAGAGAGGAAGAGGGAGATCATCACCCTGCACACAAGATACTTATTGGGTACCCTTCCAGCGTTGCTTTCTCCAAAATCTTTCCCTGGTTAAAATAAAAAGGGAATTATGGTTTTCTTATTGCAAATTTGCAATGTCGTTGAATATAATTCAGAAACAAAAAAGGTAAGCAAAGCTTGATTGAATGAAAGCTTTGAAGTATTTAGTTCTTTATGAGTGCATTGAGTTAAGTTTAACTGGAAAATCAAATTCAAATGCCGTGCATGATTTGAAATACTTTTACAATCggttctaaagtcaaaatcaataatGAAAAGAAGTTCCTTGAGTAGCTTCTGGGTGCCATAACtgattatgagaaaaaataTGCTGATTCAAAACGCTGTCAATGGACACATAGTCACATAGACAGCGGACAAGCGCTTTCCTCTAACCCCACCCCCACCTTTTTTCATTCAAAATGAGGaagtaataattaaatttacctGGATTAGAGTTGTGATCATCCCAGGTCCATCCTGCAGTTACTCAAATTCAGAAAATCTTAAAAGAAGTAATATAAATGCAGCACCAGTAAAAATTACCACCTGAAATTGCTTTTCTGTCCATGGTATATCCTTCCACGTTTTAGAATGGGCTGATTGCCATTCTGTTGGAACCTGAATACTATCCACATGTTGCAAAAGCCTCAAGCTATCTGCAGTGACATTAGGTCCCAAGTGAATGTTAGAAtataatcaaaacaaaaaagaaagggaagagagagtcagaattttttttgtttagaaTGAATATTAAGAGCAAATGTTCATGATTATGAAGCATTTAAATGTAGAAAGGCTTGATATTTTGAACTGCATTTCTAAAAGAACCTCAAGATACTATTCTTAACCAGTTCAATTCCATCCTCATTAAAACTAGAAAGAATGAAAAGACAAAAACATACTGGTGATGAATGCTTCCTCCCAGATTTCACGTTCTGACCATGAGGGAGCAACTTCTTGGAACGGGATTCCTTCACTTCTGCATATCCTGCAAATAATGTAAATCAGTGCTCATTCCCATGAAAAAGATAGTGCTTTCAGTCTCAATCCTATAAAAGTAGTGTATTGGTcccattttttttgttaattgttAGCAATATGAGATAAAGACCCAATTTTACACTAATATCAAGCAAATTGTTGTCCACTGTAAATaacatatattattaaaatatctACACATGGGCATATTTTAATTGTgattgaaggaaaaaaaacagcaaaaaaattttaatttataatacaATCATACTCAAGCACTAGCTGGCGAATCGTTCCTGGAAGAACACCATCACTGATAGGAGCTGTCCGCACTTCAAAAGAGTGTTTATTTCCAAAGTCATACAAGGCCTTCCCATCATCTGAATCCCAATCCTATCATGAAATAGGAAATGAACACTCAAAGTTGTACATGCATGTGCACTACAAAGAGATATATAAAGTAAAATCCATGACGCATAAGCTCATATCATAAAACATTTTAACACACACCCAGTAGAAAAGCAAGAGAAACTCAGATATCATGATGCCTTTTGCAGTCTCGAGAAATCAGGAAGCATCAAATCTTAGTATTTTAAATAATACACAAACCAAATAAAAGGTAGAAACTTAATGATTAGCTCAGTACTGATTTATTCGTCATTATGACAAACATGGAATAGGAATTCACTCTAAAAACTTCCATAATGCATAAGAAATAGAAGATAAACTTAGAGGCGTTTAATAAATAGGTATACCTGATAATCTCTATCAAAGAATAGTCTGTCCTAACCAACCGTCACTTTCATTTATGCAGTGTACGTTTTAGATGATTTTGTGTAGAGAGAAATGCCCGAGAGAGAGTTATTGTGGCAAGCTCCCTCGTTTGGTTGTCTCAACCGTTAGGCGTTAAGAGGAGAGAGTCTGACATTCTACTGTTTTACACTTTATGCGGTTCTTCCAATTTTGAGAAGAAACAAGAAGTGGCTTAGCATCTTCAGTTTCATTTTACAAATTGCCCTTCATAACAACTATTTATATACTTAATTAAAAATTAGCTATAACCTAAAACAAATaatgaaataatataaaaatattacaaaaatatGAGCAAAAATGAGGGAAAAACTCCTATTGGAATATCTTCTTCTCAAATTCCTATTGCAATATTTTTGTTCTGCTTGTAGTGCTGATGTTCCTTATATGAGCAAAATACGGTGTAATatttttctctctactcaaatTCCTATTGGAATATCAAGTATGAGTAATCCAACACGTTTAGAAACAGTTTCAGATTCAAAATGTAGGAGTTGATGCAAAATACAGTGTCTAACAGAAAAGGGCACATATAATTCCAGCATAAGATAAGCTTAAGCTTGTACACAATAAGCCAGATTAAAGTTTTTGCAGAGAGATGAAATAAGCTCACCCTGCGGCAAACAATGAAAAAATTTGTCACACAGCCTTCAAGTATCTGATCACCATCATTAGACAGCATTAGTTCTGTCACTGAAGGAGGCCTGAGCTTTTCCAGAGGCTTCCTAATCCTGCATTGAGGAAAAAAAACTCCAATTAATAATTTAAGGAGCACCAGCACTACAAGCAGAACAAAAATGACTATAGCAATTTAATGCTGTCAAAGACTGGAACTTGCAGACAGATGCAAGAGTACATGGAGAAGGGGTGCAGGTGTGTAGAGGGAAAGGTTCTAGAAGTCATAACTTACATGATGGAACCTATATATAAATTCTACAAGAATGTATTCTATTCTATCCTCCACGATTTGGTCCCTGATACCCCTTCCCAAAcctgtaaaaagaaaaaaggacaAAGCAAAACAAGTTGGTGGCAAAACGCAAGGAAAAAATATACAGTTCTCAACTCCGAACATATCCTTACCTATTATTTAGAGaagaaaatcatttttatttatcaattcCACTGGGGTTATAAATATCAATATGAAGTTTTATAGAGAAGTAAATCATTCTCAACTCAATACAAGAGTTGTAGGCCCTAAAAATGAGAGGTTTTATGTGGTTAGTAAAAATCTTGTCGTTGTTTCAACTAAGCATTGATAAAGTTAATTTATAATCTTGAAACAGAACTGCTAAACAAATTCTGGGAAATCAAATAATAGTCACTAACTCAGTGACAAAATATGAAGTCAAATCTCAGGAGTCAAACCATGAAGTAACACATTCTGGATTGAGATAGAAATGAAAGAGTAGTTCTAAGACTCAACactgtaataataataatttctaacagttattgatttatttttttgtataaGCTTTGGTTGTTGTCTCCAGGATGTGTCCCTTCTAGATCTTAATCTCCAATGCAAAATGCCTCTAGAGTAAAGACAACTCAAGCAAataatatagaaaaaaataatgcTCATCCTTTGGTATCTGAAACTTTATTCACTAATATCCTGTTACTTTTCTTACATAGGATTTAAGGAAAAGCATAGAAGAATTTAGTAACGCTTAATTCACATGGCATGAACTAACCTTACCCAATCTGAGTATTTTGCAGCTGCAACATGCCTCCCAAAGCCCACCACAGCCAAATGCGCCCCATTTCCCCGAATACCAAATGCAGGAGGAACATAAGTCTCAACATGTACATGCACATTAAAAACTTTACGTGCTCGTTTCTCATCCATAGTCTTGCTTGCATTCAATTCCTCCAAATCGCCACTAACAAGAGTTGTAATGGCCATCTCCTCACAACCAATCCTCTCGTTCAATGCAATTGGCAAGACCTTGCACAGTGAATGGTTAACGAGCATCTGCACAATGGGTTGCCATACTGGCAAGGTTGCTGACGATGGTAGCAAAGCAGCAGATTTATTAGATTTAAGTAGAAGTTCTGGTGCCACATTTGAAAGAATTTGTAGCGACTCCGTTAGTCTTTTCATGTGTCTTTCCCAAAATAACAAGCATGAAGCAATGTTGTGAGTACGCGTTGTTGTGTAAGCACCTGGACCAGAAGCTAGCCAAATAAGTTTCCAAAAAACCAaactcattaaaaaaataatgattttgaATGTATTATGTAACACAGTACCTGTATGAGTTTCAAGGAAGATTTTGACAGAAGGGGTATCAATGGTGTGTGAAAGGATGCCATTACTGAAGAGAAACCTTGAACCTGACATTTTGTCCTCTAGACCTTTTCCCCAAAAACTGTTTTGTCTAACTATCTTCAATGGCAGTAAAAAACCATGTTCACTGCAAACAGTTTTAAGCACATCACATGAAATACTTGTTCTACTATATGCAGCAAATTCAAAACACCTAGTACTCTAGTAGCTATACCATATGTTATCATTTTTAGAGTGATCACAAAGATTAACAGAtacatcaataaaaaaaaatcataaatgagTAATTAGTACCTATCCTACTTGTAGAGGAATGAATGATAATTGTATCATTGTATCAAGTATGAAGCACAACATAGTTTTCCACAAAAAAGGGGAAAAGGGTAGGAACATgaataaacaaattaaatgtTGAACTTAGCTGGTCCAATGGTAGCAATTTCCAACACATACAATAGATTGTTTTTGCAGTTAATAAGGAAAGGAACAATGGTTGAAACATTGAAATGATAGCAGTATTGTCTTCAACATCTCAAACTACTATATAACTTCACAGAGGACATAGGAAAATAGCTACTAACTGGTTTTTCAGAACCAATATAAACACaaccagtggcggatccaggaccccggggtcagggggttcaaatttgtCCATGACCttcctaaaattaaaaacataccGTAATCAGTAAAAACATGGCAGCACTACTCTATTTTAACAAAAGAAAGAGGATTAATAATATAATGAAGCATTTAATTAAACACTTTGATTCATATCAGAACAAGGTAATTTGCAGCAGCTTGCATATACAAACAATTGAGCTGCCAATTGGAATGGCAAGTTACCATgccattatttatttattttt is a window of Lotus japonicus ecotype B-129 chromosome 5, LjGifu_v1.2 DNA encoding:
- the LOC130718300 gene encoding uncharacterized protein LOC130718300 isoform X2; the protein is MDKFEPPDPGVLDPPLVVFILVLKNHEHGFLLPLKIVRQNSFWGKGLEDKMSGSRFLFSNGILSHTIDTPSVKIFLETHTGAYTTTRTHNIASCLLFWERHMKRLTESLQILSNVAPELLLKSNKSAALLPSSATLPVWQPIVQMLVNHSLCKVLPIALNERIGCEEMAITTLVSGDLEELNASKTMDEKRARKVFNVHVHVETYVPPAFGIRGNGAHLAVVGFGRHVAAAKYSDWVRIRKPLEKLRPPSVTELMLSNDGDQILEGCVTNFFIVCRRDWDSDDGKALYDFGNKHSFEVRTAPISDGVLPGTIRQLVLEICRSEGIPFQEVAPSWSEREIWEEAFITNSLRLLQHVDSIQVPTEWQSAHSKTWKDIPWTEKQFQGKILEKATLEGYPISILCAG
- the LOC130718300 gene encoding uncharacterized protein LOC130718300 isoform X3, yielding MSGSRFLFSNGILSHTIDTPSVKIFLETHTGAYTTTRTHNIASCLLFWERHMKRLTESLQILSNVAPELLLKSNKSAALLPSSATLPVWQPIVQMLVNHSLCKVLPIALNERIGCEEMAITTLVSGDLEELNASKTMDEKRARKVFNVHVHVETYVPPAFGIRGNGAHLAVVGFGRHVAAAKYSDWVRIRKPLEKLRPPSVTELMLSNDGDQILEGCVTNFFIVCRRDWDSDDGKALYDFGNKHSFEVRTAPISDGVLPGTIRQLVLEICRSEGIPFQEVAPSWSEREIWEEAFITNSLRLLQHVDSIQVPTEWQSAHSKTWKDIPWTEKQFQDGPGMITTLIQGKILEKATLEGYPISILCAG
- the LOC130718300 gene encoding uncharacterized protein LOC130718300 isoform X1 gives rise to the protein MDKFEPPDPGVLDPPLVVFILVLKNHEHGFLLPLKIVRQNSFWGKGLEDKMSGSRFLFSNGILSHTIDTPSVKIFLETHTGAYTTTRTHNIASCLLFWERHMKRLTESLQILSNVAPELLLKSNKSAALLPSSATLPVWQPIVQMLVNHSLCKVLPIALNERIGCEEMAITTLVSGDLEELNASKTMDEKRARKVFNVHVHVETYVPPAFGIRGNGAHLAVVGFGRHVAAAKYSDWVRIRKPLEKLRPPSVTELMLSNDGDQILEGCVTNFFIVCRRDWDSDDGKALYDFGNKHSFEVRTAPISDGVLPGTIRQLVLEICRSEGIPFQEVAPSWSEREIWEEAFITNSLRLLQHVDSIQVPTEWQSAHSKTWKDIPWTEKQFQDGPGMITTLIQGKILEKATLEGYPISILCAG